The Hippocampus zosterae strain Florida chromosome 20, ASM2543408v3, whole genome shotgun sequence nucleotide sequence ATAAATCAACACATTCTTTAATTAAACGTATgctctgtggggggggggggggggggcggtagtcTGTCCAGTCCGCCAAAGACAAACAGTTCCGTCCGAAGTCCGGCTTTATATAGCCCGACGTTCAATTCCACCGTCATTCCTCGATTCTTTCGATCGAAGAATAAATTAACCGGGCgggagagatggggggggggggggggggctgctcaaAACGGACAAAAGGGCCTTCTAATGCCCGACCGGCGTCTCGATTTTGGCGGGCTCCAGTCGTGCGGCCTCCGTGCCACATTTTGGACAGCGGACGCAATCGTTGGCAACGCTCTGACTTTTGATACAATAGTAGCAGAACACATGCGGGCAACCGAGCGCGTGAGGCATGGTCGGCCACTCGCCGCAAAGCGCGCACTCTCGCCACGCCCCCTCTTTGTCCCGCGCGCCGCCCACGCCCCTCGGCTCCCTCCCGAGCACAAAAGAATAGACGCTAGCTTTCACTTTGCTGGCGTTGATGAGCGGCAACaggaaaatgaggaactctgcaaAGCCGTGCCACAGCAGCTCCCGATTCACGTATTGGTACGTCACGTCCCGCGTCACGCTCGGTTGGCTAAAAACCGCTTGAGCGCCAACCATCCTTTCGGCCAGGACCGGGTGGTAACCCGTTCTGAGAAACGCAAGAAAGTTGACGATGCTTGCCAGACGGGCAAAGCCCGAAAGCGCAGCCAGGGAATTGCGCAGGGCCTTCTGGAGTCCCTCAGAAACGGGAGCTCCTGACGTCAAACCGAGGCACCGTCGGAGGCTGTGGGATCGCTCTCGGAGCCAGCGAGGACCTCCCGTTAGCAGAAGCAGAGCCAACTTCTGCCTGTGGGACAGAGACTCGCGGCGGTTCGGGGAGGTGGAGATGCTCCCGTAGCGGAGGCTCAGTAAAGACTGGCCGACTGTGGCGCTGCCGGGATACAGAGTGAACCTCCAGAGGAGCAGCTGCAGCAAAGCCTTCAGTTCGGGCTCCAGAGGGGTGAGGAGGCCCGGGCGGAAATTCTGGAAGCAGTGGCACAACTGGGTCCACAGCAGCTGCTCCAGGGCCGAGTCGAGCTCCAGAGCATCCAGTTGGCTGATGCGCAGGACGGGGATCGCCGGCTCACCGGCGCTTTCGCCCGACTTTTCCATACCTGCGAAAACAACAACGACAGATGTCAATGGCCAATCTATTTCGCATGCCACACTTGGGAAAGTACCCACAGAGTCAAAACGAGTCGAGAACAACTTGGTTGTGGAGCAGGAGCAAGGGCCCCTGAGGCGAAGGCCATCTTGTTTGGAGGCCGATTTTCTCCTCATACATACGGAGCGAAATCccttttcacatttaaaatccATCCTTAATGCAACCTTTGAGCCATGCAATGCAAAGGAACGGGCGGGGAGGGGTGGTCACACACACGGCGAGGACCGAGGCTCCTGGTGCCTGCACCCTCTGGAGATAGGAGTGTGTATACAAATCACATCACGAGGGATTAGGCTAACG carries:
- the pex2 gene encoding peroxisome biogenesis factor 2 isoform X2, with amino-acid sequence MEKSGESAGEPAIPVLRISQLDALELDSALEQLLWTQLCHCFQNFRPGLLTPLEPELKALLQLLLWRFTLYPGSATVGQSLLSLRYGSISTSPNRRESLSHRQKLALLLLTGGPRWLRERSHSLRRCLGLTSGAPVSEGLQKALRNSLAALSGFARLASIVNFLAFLRTGYHPVLAERMVGAQAVFSQPSVTRDVTYQYVNRELLWHGFAEFLIFLLPLINASKVKASVYSFVLGREPRGVGGARDKEGAWRECALCGEWPTMPHALGCPHVFCYYCIKSQSVANDCVRCPKCGTEAARLEPAKIETPVGH
- the pex2 gene encoding peroxisome biogenesis factor 2 isoform X1; the protein is MGMEKSGESAGEPAIPVLRISQLDALELDSALEQLLWTQLCHCFQNFRPGLLTPLEPELKALLQLLLWRFTLYPGSATVGQSLLSLRYGSISTSPNRRESLSHRQKLALLLLTGGPRWLRERSHSLRRCLGLTSGAPVSEGLQKALRNSLAALSGFARLASIVNFLAFLRTGYHPVLAERMVGAQAVFSQPSVTRDVTYQYVNRELLWHGFAEFLIFLLPLINASKVKASVYSFVLGREPRGVGGARDKEGAWRECALCGEWPTMPHALGCPHVFCYYCIKSQSVANDCVRCPKCGTEAARLEPAKIETPVGH